Proteins found in one Bacteroidales bacterium genomic segment:
- a CDS encoding proline dehydrogenase has protein sequence MIKKFIAWLLPYMPKKLVWIFSCRYIAGEKIEDAIRAAKDLNNNGIKVTIDLLGEYITRLDEAEANRKAYIDIIERITSEGIDGNFSVKPSMFGLLLDKEVCYQNLRDVVKKAAEKNNFVRIDMEDSSCVDREFELFRKLKAEFPGHVGIVVQAYLKRTLDDLHNLLDLHSEQYPLNFRLCKGIYVEPASIAYKGYQEVRDHFVEDMDFMLRNGIYVGIATHDKYLVQKAYELISKYNVPRNRYEFQMLYGVTPDLRSSIVKEGHTMRVYVPFGKHWFGYSTRRLKENPNMVWHIIKALFYRG, from the coding sequence ATGATAAAAAAATTCATCGCCTGGCTTTTGCCATACATGCCCAAGAAACTGGTCTGGATTTTCTCATGCAGGTACATTGCCGGAGAAAAAATTGAAGATGCCATCAGAGCGGCAAAGGACTTAAATAACAATGGAATCAAGGTCACCATCGACCTCCTTGGGGAGTATATAACACGGCTTGATGAAGCCGAAGCAAACCGCAAGGCCTATATCGACATCATTGAGCGCATTACCTCAGAAGGCATTGACGGCAATTTCTCAGTAAAGCCCTCCATGTTTGGCCTGTTGCTCGACAAGGAAGTTTGTTATCAGAACCTTCGCGACGTGGTGAAAAAAGCGGCCGAAAAGAACAATTTCGTCCGCATCGACATGGAAGATTCAAGCTGTGTTGACAGGGAGTTTGAGCTGTTTCGCAAGCTGAAAGCCGAATTTCCCGGCCATGTAGGCATTGTGGTTCAGGCGTATCTGAAACGTACCCTGGATGATCTTCACAACCTGCTTGATCTCCATAGTGAGCAGTATCCCCTGAACTTCAGACTGTGCAAAGGAATTTACGTTGAACCGGCAAGCATAGCATATAAAGGCTATCAGGAGGTACGTGACCACTTTGTGGAAGACATGGATTTTATGCTGAGGAATGGCATATATGTTGGGATTGCAACACATGACAAGTACCTGGTGCAAAAGGCATATGAGTTGATTTCGAAATACAATGTTCCCCGCAACCGTTATGAATTTCAGATGCTGTACGGGGTTACACCCGACCTTCGCAGTTCCATTGTAAAAGAAGGACATACCATGCGGGTGTATGTTCCTTTCGGGAAGCACTGGTTTGGGTATTCAACCCGCAGGTTGAAGGAAAATCCGAACATGGTGTGGCATATTATTAAGGCGTTGTTTTACAGGGGCTGA
- a CDS encoding SDR family oxidoreductase has translation MDLQLTGKVFIVTGAGSGFGNAIARALARENAEVIAISRTAEKLAPLQQMYPRLITTLAGDITQPRFLKKVLPFIDEKMLGGIVLNAGGPPVKKAADCKPADADNAYSLLFRWKMEWLNELIPLFVQQQYGKIVSIESISVKHPLPSLVLSTSLRLAVTGYLKTLASETAAMGITINILAPGYHDTPALNRILENTAAEKQISVEEARQKLQESVPVKKLGNPDHLASLALFLLSPLSEFITGQTFSIDGGSNPYLFG, from the coding sequence ATGGATCTGCAGCTTACAGGGAAAGTTTTTATTGTAACCGGTGCCGGCAGCGGATTTGGAAATGCCATTGCCCGGGCTTTGGCCAGGGAAAATGCCGAAGTGATTGCCATCTCAAGAACCGCCGAAAAGCTGGCTCCCCTTCAGCAAATGTATCCAAGACTGATCACAACGCTGGCAGGCGACATAACCCAACCCCGGTTCCTGAAAAAGGTACTTCCTTTTATTGATGAAAAAATGCTGGGTGGAATTGTACTGAATGCAGGCGGTCCTCCTGTTAAAAAGGCTGCAGACTGCAAACCTGCTGACGCTGACAATGCTTATTCCCTTCTTTTCCGCTGGAAGATGGAATGGCTCAATGAACTGATTCCCTTGTTCGTTCAACAACAATATGGAAAAATTGTGAGTATTGAAAGCATTTCGGTAAAACACCCTCTTCCTTCCCTGGTATTAAGCACTTCACTGCGCCTTGCCGTCACGGGATATCTTAAAACCCTTGCCAGCGAAACAGCTGCTATGGGTATCACCATCAACATATTGGCCCCCGGTTACCACGACACCCCTGCTCTGAATCGTATTCTGGAAAATACAGCAGCCGAAAAGCAAATTTCCGTGGAGGAAGCCAGGCAGAAATTGCAGGAATCGGTACCGGTGAAAAAACTGGGCAACCCTGATCATCTGGCCTCGCTGGCTTTATTTCTCCTCTCTCCCCTTTCGGAATTTATTACAGGGCAGACGTTCAGCATTGACGGGGGCAGCAATCCTTATCTTTTTGGCTGA
- a CDS encoding superoxide dismutase → MAFELPPLPYAVQALEPFISARTLEFHHGKHHQTYVNNLNGLIPGTAFETTSLEEIIKKADGPIYNNGAQVWNHTFYFDSLSPSPLSEPKEPLAGAIERDFGSFEAFREEFTKSALTLFGSGWAWLVKDGNGKLLIVQESNAGNPLRKGLVPLMTCDVWEHAYYLDYQNRRQEYISAFWKVLDWGKVSARY, encoded by the coding sequence ATGGCGTTCGAATTACCTCCCTTACCTTATGCGGTACAGGCACTTGAACCGTTCATTTCGGCCCGTACACTGGAATTTCATCACGGGAAACACCATCAGACCTATGTAAACAACCTGAATGGCCTTATCCCGGGCACAGCCTTCGAAACAACTTCCCTGGAAGAGATTATTAAAAAGGCCGATGGCCCGATTTACAACAACGGAGCACAGGTATGGAATCATACCTTTTATTTCGACTCCCTTTCCCCCTCGCCGCTTTCGGAACCTAAGGAACCGCTGGCCGGGGCAATAGAACGTGATTTTGGTTCCTTTGAGGCCTTCAGGGAAGAATTTACCAAATCGGCCCTCACACTTTTCGGAAGCGGTTGGGCCTGGCTGGTAAAGGACGGAAATGGAAAGCTCTTGATTGTCCAGGAATCCAATGCCGGAAATCCCTTGCGAAAAGGACTGGTTCCCCTTATGACGTGCGATGTATGGGAACATGCCTATTACCTCGATTACCAGAACCGCCGGCAGGAATATATCAGCGCATTCTGGAAAGTCCTTGACTGGGGAAAAGTATCAGCAAGATACTGA
- a CDS encoding 2-hydroxyacid dehydrogenase: MVPRIAFYDTKPYDKEVFNKANESFGYEIKYLKYHLSEETVNLAEGYNVVCAFVNDEITAPVIDRLHALGIGLIALRSAGYNNVDFQAAFGKVHVVRVPAYSPHAVAEHTVALMLTLNRKIHRAYYRTREANFSLQGLMGFDFYQKTAGVIGTGKIGKVLIDILLGFGMKVMAYDVFPDKAFAESRKIEYADLDTLYRESHVISLNCPLTKETEYMINKDSIEKMRDGVMIINTGRGKLIRTADLIEGLKSGKVGSAGLDVYEEEGDYFFEDKSETVLTDDILARLLAFNNVIITSHQAFFTREALHNIADTTLRNIQEYAGGGYLANEICYQCVLKGKSNCLKDGKKRCF, translated from the coding sequence ATGGTTCCACGCATTGCTTTTTACGATACAAAGCCTTACGACAAGGAAGTTTTCAACAAGGCAAATGAATCCTTTGGGTATGAGATCAAGTACCTGAAATATCACCTTTCGGAAGAGACAGTGAACCTTGCCGAGGGGTACAATGTTGTTTGCGCCTTTGTGAACGACGAAATTACGGCTCCGGTTATTGACCGCCTGCATGCTCTGGGGATAGGGCTCATTGCCCTGCGCAGTGCAGGGTATAACAATGTTGATTTTCAGGCCGCATTTGGCAAGGTTCATGTGGTAAGGGTACCTGCCTACTCCCCGCATGCCGTTGCCGAACATACCGTGGCCCTGATGCTGACACTGAACCGTAAAATTCACAGGGCCTATTACAGGACAAGGGAAGCCAATTTTTCCCTGCAAGGTCTGATGGGTTTTGATTTTTACCAAAAAACGGCAGGGGTAATCGGAACCGGTAAAATTGGCAAGGTGCTTATTGACATATTGCTGGGTTTTGGCATGAAGGTTATGGCCTACGATGTTTTTCCCGACAAGGCCTTCGCCGAATCGCGCAAAATTGAATATGCAGATCTGGATACTCTGTACCGCGAATCCCATGTTATTTCCCTTAATTGCCCGCTGACGAAGGAAACCGAATACATGATCAACAAGGATTCCATTGAAAAAATGCGCGACGGGGTAATGATCATCAATACCGGGCGTGGAAAACTCATCCGCACAGCCGACCTTATTGAAGGCCTGAAATCAGGGAAGGTGGGATCAGCCGGACTCGATGTTTACGAGGAAGAAGGGGATTACTTTTTTGAAGACAAAAGCGAGACCGTGCTTACCGATGACATCCTGGCAAGACTGCTTGCTTTCAACAATGTCATCATTACTTCGCACCAGGCTTTCTTTACCAGGGAAGCTTTGCATAACATTGCCGATACCACCCTTCGCAACATTCAGGAATATGCCGGGGGCGGTTATCTTGCCAATGAAATCTGCTACCAGTGTGTACTCAAAGGTAAAAGCAATTGTCTGAAAGACGGGAAAAAACGTTGCTTCTGA
- a CDS encoding GldG family protein — MKKKTSLYSVVILVAGIVVLLNLLSDTFFLRLDFTADKRYTLSKATKDILKNLNRPVTVKAYFTRDLPPNIATTRRDFKDLLTEYSRISHGMVQFTFIDPNQSPESEQEAVRSGVQPLIIDSREKDKIVQKKAYLGAVVQYSEKNDVIPLLQPGAPIEYYLSTSIKKLTVTDKPSVAFVQNCKAATITAMPQVNQAASVLNTTVPVYLSDSTSALESYLTAVFVDPQDSLPPYITRQFDQFLGKGGNLIIAFDRVNGNLSSGFPMGSSHNTGLEKWLKDKGIDVREDFVTDINCNHIGVRQQGLPFTISVAFPYFPNITTFADHPIVKGLEEVALPFASSIVYSGDSAHTWIPLAMTSEKSGRREVPVYFDINYQWKESDFPEKNLVVAGLLKNNASPERKGQIMVVSSGKFCVNGEGENAVQLNPDNVNLLVNAIDYLNDQSGLIDLRTKTITSRPLKEISEGKRTFLKFFNFLFPVFLAIGYGIFRMERNRSLRIKRMEEDYV, encoded by the coding sequence ATGAAGAAGAAGACATCCCTTTATTCTGTTGTTATTCTCGTTGCCGGAATAGTTGTTTTACTGAACCTGCTTTCTGATACGTTCTTCCTGCGGCTGGACTTTACTGCCGACAAGCGATATACACTCAGCAAAGCCACAAAGGACATCCTGAAGAATCTGAACAGGCCCGTTACGGTGAAGGCTTACTTCACGCGCGATCTGCCACCGAATATAGCAACCACCCGCAGGGATTTCAAAGACCTGCTTACGGAATATTCCCGGATTTCACACGGCATGGTTCAGTTCACCTTTATTGACCCCAACCAGAGTCCGGAATCAGAACAGGAAGCTGTCCGATCCGGCGTGCAACCCCTGATCATTGACAGCCGCGAAAAAGACAAAATTGTCCAGAAAAAAGCCTACCTGGGAGCTGTGGTACAGTATAGTGAAAAAAACGATGTCATCCCGCTTCTGCAACCCGGAGCACCTATTGAATATTACCTTTCCACCTCCATCAAAAAGCTGACGGTTACTGACAAACCTTCCGTAGCTTTTGTTCAGAACTGCAAAGCGGCCACCATCACCGCCATGCCCCAGGTGAATCAGGCAGCGTCGGTTCTGAATACTACCGTTCCGGTGTACCTTTCCGACAGCACCAGCGCACTTGAATCATACCTGACCGCTGTTTTTGTCGATCCCCAGGACAGTCTCCCCCCCTATATTACCCGGCAATTCGACCAATTTCTCGGTAAGGGAGGAAACCTCATCATTGCCTTTGACCGGGTGAACGGAAACCTCAGTTCCGGATTTCCCATGGGATCTTCGCATAATACCGGACTGGAAAAATGGTTAAAAGACAAGGGTATTGATGTAAGGGAAGATTTCGTAACCGACATTAACTGCAATCATATAGGGGTAAGACAGCAGGGCCTTCCCTTTACCATCAGTGTGGCTTTTCCGTATTTTCCGAACATTACCACTTTCGCCGATCATCCCATAGTAAAAGGGCTGGAAGAAGTGGCCCTTCCTTTTGCCTCGAGCATTGTTTACAGTGGAGACAGCGCGCACACATGGATCCCCCTTGCCATGACATCAGAAAAATCGGGAAGACGGGAGGTTCCCGTTTACTTCGATATCAACTACCAATGGAAAGAATCGGACTTTCCTGAGAAAAATCTGGTAGTGGCCGGTTTATTGAAAAATAACGCTTCGCCTGAAAGAAAAGGGCAGATCATGGTTGTTTCGAGCGGAAAATTCTGCGTAAACGGAGAAGGGGAAAATGCTGTGCAACTGAATCCCGATAACGTCAACCTGCTGGTCAATGCCATCGACTACCTGAACGACCAGAGCGGGCTGATCGACCTGCGCACCAAAACTATTACATCCAGGCCGCTGAAGGAAATCAGCGAAGGAAAACGCACTTTCCTCAAATTTTTCAATTTCCTTTTCCCGGTATTCCTGGCCATAGGCTATGGAATTTTCCGCATGGAAAGAAATCGTTCACTTCGAATCAAACGGATGGAGGAAGACTATGTTTAG
- a CDS encoding superoxide dismutase → MKKPNWIQTVLFSGTMMALVLLTSGAKDPKNDMNNAQAVQFEQPPLGYAYNALEPYIDAMTMEVHYSKHHAAYTKNFNAALAEANIKEKNIEAIFARISQYPAAVRNNGGGYYNHNLFWQIIAPGGSKSPQGELLEAINKKFGSVDAFKEEFSKKAMSVFGSGWAWLIVSDGELKITSTPNQDNPLMDVVAERGRPVILIDVWEHAYYLKYQNRRKEYVDAFWNVINWDQALKNYLGK, encoded by the coding sequence ATGAAAAAGCCAAATTGGATTCAGACCGTCCTGTTTTCAGGGACAATGATGGCACTTGTCCTTCTTACATCCGGTGCCAAAGATCCCAAAAACGACATGAATAATGCACAGGCTGTGCAGTTTGAACAACCGCCCCTGGGGTATGCTTACAATGCGCTGGAGCCATATATTGATGCAATGACAATGGAAGTTCACTATTCAAAGCATCATGCTGCCTATACGAAAAATTTCAATGCGGCCCTGGCTGAAGCAAACATAAAGGAGAAAAATATCGAAGCGATTTTTGCCCGGATTTCTCAGTATCCGGCAGCTGTAAGAAACAATGGCGGAGGATATTACAACCATAATCTTTTCTGGCAAATCATTGCTCCCGGTGGATCCAAATCCCCGCAGGGAGAACTTTTGGAGGCCATCAACAAGAAATTCGGATCGGTGGATGCTTTTAAAGAAGAATTTTCAAAGAAGGCCATGAGCGTATTTGGCTCCGGATGGGCCTGGCTTATTGTGTCAGACGGAGAGCTTAAAATTACTTCTACTCCCAACCAGGACAATCCTCTGATGGATGTGGTTGCCGAGCGTGGCAGACCTGTGATTCTGATCGATGTATGGGAGCATGCCTATTACCTGAAATATCAGAACCGCCGGAAAGAATATGTTGATGCTTTCTGGAATGTAATTAACTGGGATCAGGCCTTAAAGAATTACCTCGGTAAGTAA
- a CDS encoding ATP-binding cassette domain-containing protein → MDVVVQNVTKKYGSQKAVDDISFTVRTGEIVGFLGPNGAGKTTTMKAITGFFAPDTGDIRVGGISVTENPVEVKRLIGYLPETNPLYQEMGVIDYLWYVASLQGLEKERIPDRIREMVSICGLSGEKHKKIGELSKGYKQRVGLAQALIHDPAVLILDEPTSGLDPNQIVEIRELIKRIGRQKTVILSSHILAEVEATCDRILIISKGKIVANGTPADLRKQAQGHELLKVTIEGAPRNEIFTALKGLEGVILVHPLEGTAGSFEIESREGISNRRQVFSLCVSKGWFLTELTPVETKLEDIFRELTMN, encoded by the coding sequence ATGGATGTTGTGGTACAAAATGTCACCAAAAAATACGGCAGTCAAAAGGCTGTGGATGATATCAGCTTTACGGTCAGGACCGGAGAAATTGTTGGTTTTCTTGGACCCAACGGAGCAGGGAAGACCACGACGATGAAAGCCATTACGGGCTTTTTTGCTCCCGATACAGGAGACATCCGGGTGGGAGGGATTTCGGTAACCGAAAACCCGGTGGAAGTAAAGCGCCTCATTGGTTACCTGCCCGAAACAAATCCCTTGTACCAGGAAATGGGGGTAATTGATTATCTCTGGTATGTTGCCAGTTTACAGGGACTGGAGAAGGAAAGGATTCCTGACCGCATACGGGAAATGGTATCAATATGCGGTCTGAGCGGGGAAAAGCACAAAAAAATCGGAGAGCTTTCCAAGGGATACAAACAGCGCGTCGGCCTTGCCCAGGCGCTCATCCATGATCCGGCCGTGCTGATTCTCGACGAACCCACATCGGGCCTTGACCCGAACCAGATTGTCGAAATCCGCGAACTTATCAAACGGATTGGCAGGCAAAAGACCGTGATTCTTTCGTCCCATATTCTGGCCGAGGTAGAAGCAACCTGCGACCGCATCCTCATAATCAGTAAAGGGAAAATTGTGGCCAACGGAACCCCTGCCGACCTGAGAAAACAGGCACAGGGGCATGAATTACTCAAAGTGACCATCGAAGGAGCTCCGCGCAATGAGATCTTCACTGCCCTGAAAGGCCTTGAAGGAGTGATTCTTGTTCATCCTCTGGAAGGGACAGCCGGCAGTTTTGAAATCGAAAGCAGAGAAGGAATATCGAACCGCCGACAGGTTTTTTCTCTCTGCGTTTCCAAAGGCTGGTTCCTGACCGAACTCACTCCCGTTGAAACAAAACTGGAAGACATTTTCCGGGAACTTACCATGAACTGA
- a CDS encoding ABC transporter permease subunit, protein MKATWIIAQRELHTFFDSLTAYILLVLFLGFSGFFTWLFGADVFLVGQASLQGFFGIAYWTLFFFIPAITMRMFAEEKRSGTIELLLTRPVTDWQIVTGKFLAALILIAIALALTLPYYFTVWSLGPVDHGAVWNGYLGLLLMSACYISIGLFTSSVTNNQIVALLSSLFIGIFFHLLFGLLANGLSGLPGKISGYLSLQSHFESISRGVLDTKDLVYFLSLIFAGLFATELVLVRRNITDNV, encoded by the coding sequence ATGAAAGCTACATGGATTATTGCACAGCGTGAACTGCATACTTTCTTTGATTCGCTCACAGCGTATATTCTGCTGGTTTTGTTTCTTGGTTTCAGCGGATTTTTCACCTGGCTGTTTGGTGCCGATGTTTTTCTGGTTGGGCAGGCATCCCTGCAGGGATTCTTCGGAATCGCCTACTGGACGTTATTTTTCTTCATTCCCGCCATTACCATGCGCATGTTTGCCGAAGAAAAACGAAGCGGCACAATAGAACTCCTGCTTACCCGGCCGGTTACCGACTGGCAGATTGTTACGGGGAAATTCCTTGCCGCTCTGATCCTCATAGCCATTGCCCTTGCCCTCACCCTTCCTTACTACTTTACCGTATGGAGCCTTGGTCCGGTTGACCATGGAGCCGTTTGGAACGGATACCTGGGTCTTCTGCTGATGAGCGCCTGCTACATCAGCATCGGCCTCTTTACCAGTTCGGTAACCAATAACCAGATCGTTGCCCTGCTCTCATCCCTCTTCATCGGTATATTTTTCCACCTTCTTTTCGGCCTTCTGGCAAACGGACTATCCGGACTTCCCGGCAAAATCTCCGGATACCTGAGCCTGCAGTCCCATTTTGAATCCATTTCCAGAGGGGTGCTGGATACAAAGGATCTCGTCTACTTTCTTTCCCTGATTTTTGCCGGGTTGTTTGCTACTGAACTTGTTCTTGTACGACGTAATATAACCGATAACGTATGA
- a CDS encoding nitroreductase family protein produces the protein MNLRDLIIKNRSYRRFDESHAISREELVSLVDLARHSASAKNAQPLKYILSWTPEHNKLIFPCLAWAAYLKNWKGPAEGERPSAYIIMLGDTSISDQYFCDHGIAAQSILLGAAEKGYGGCIIGSVNKELLRKNLGIPEQYEILQVIALGKPTEKVVIEPMPANGDYKYWRDEHNVHHVPKRSLEELILNL, from the coding sequence ATGAATCTCAGGGATCTGATTATAAAAAACCGCAGTTACCGGCGGTTTGATGAATCGCATGCCATCAGCAGGGAAGAACTGGTTTCCCTGGTTGACCTGGCCAGGCACTCCGCTTCAGCAAAGAATGCACAACCTCTTAAATACATTCTTTCATGGACACCTGAGCACAATAAGCTTATATTTCCCTGCCTCGCCTGGGCAGCCTACCTTAAAAACTGGAAAGGCCCTGCTGAAGGAGAACGCCCGTCTGCCTATATCATTATGCTGGGTGATACATCCATTTCAGACCAGTACTTTTGTGACCACGGAATTGCCGCACAGAGCATTCTGCTGGGAGCCGCTGAAAAAGGATACGGCGGTTGCATTATCGGATCTGTCAATAAGGAACTATTGCGCAAAAACCTTGGTATTCCTGAACAGTATGAGATCCTTCAGGTAATCGCCCTCGGAAAACCGACTGAAAAAGTGGTGATAGAACCCATGCCTGCTAACGGGGATTATAAATACTGGCGTGATGAACACAATGTCCATCACGTGCCAAAGAGAAGTCTTGAGGAACTGATTCTGAACCTCTGA
- a CDS encoding DUF4340 domain-containing protein encodes MFRKLKPVQLLVVFALLLLLFAITQWMQNRKGEKTFRTEIAPLDTAKVTEILLQEGKKEVRIFRTDNLWKVSAGHAEWKADPNAVRNLMEEISLMKAEQVAATSDALWKELGVDDSAGIHVTIKGKRKILAGIVVGRFSYRPPLSPYDRQGTAVTYVRRSDEKNVYAVNGFLRFSMAPDPGSFRNKNLLSGQSASWMRLRFTYPGDSSFVLEKKDKGWYIDQIPADSAKTEEYLGNMEHVIGYEFADSAQRAQFPAFALLVEQNGGNPVEIKAFPSDSVHRFVLSSSQNPESWFSGKNGLTERIFKGKSYFSGKEKGMKKKD; translated from the coding sequence ATGTTTAGAAAACTCAAACCCGTTCAGCTTCTTGTTGTCTTTGCCTTATTGCTCCTTTTGTTTGCAATAACGCAGTGGATGCAGAACAGAAAAGGCGAAAAAACCTTCCGCACTGAAATAGCTCCTCTTGACACGGCAAAAGTTACCGAAATTCTTCTGCAGGAAGGAAAAAAAGAAGTCAGGATTTTCCGAACCGATAACCTCTGGAAGGTTTCAGCGGGCCATGCGGAGTGGAAAGCCGACCCCAACGCAGTGCGAAATCTGATGGAAGAAATTTCCCTCATGAAAGCCGAGCAGGTGGCTGCCACATCGGATGCTCTCTGGAAAGAGCTGGGAGTAGACGATTCGGCAGGGATTCATGTCACCATTAAAGGGAAGAGGAAAATACTGGCCGGAATTGTGGTCGGCCGTTTTTCCTACCGCCCGCCCCTGAGCCCTTATGACCGGCAGGGAACCGCTGTCACCTATGTGCGCCGGTCTGATGAAAAGAATGTATACGCTGTCAATGGATTTCTCCGTTTCAGCATGGCGCCTGACCCCGGCTCCTTCCGCAACAAGAACCTGCTGTCGGGACAAAGTGCCTCCTGGATGCGCCTCCGTTTTACCTATCCCGGCGACAGTTCCTTTGTTCTGGAGAAAAAAGACAAGGGATGGTACATTGACCAGATACCGGCCGATTCGGCCAAAACAGAAGAATACCTGGGAAACATGGAACACGTGATTGGATATGAATTTGCCGATTCGGCCCAAAGAGCCCAGTTCCCCGCTTTTGCTCTTCTGGTGGAACAGAACGGAGGCAATCCCGTTGAAATCAAAGCCTTCCCCTCTGATTCGGTTCACCGTTTTGTGCTGTCGTCAAGCCAGAACCCTGAAAGCTGGTTCAGCGGCAAAAACGGACTCACCGAGAGGATTTTCAAAGGAAAGAGCTACTTCTCAGGGAAGGAAAAAGGAATGAAAAAGAAAGACTGA